GGTCACGGGGCTGATGAACTATGTGGTGCCGCTGCAGATCGGCGCGCGCGACGTGTCGTTTCCCTTCCTCAACAATTTCAGCTTCTGGATGACCGTCGGCGGCGCGGTGCTGACGATGATTTCGCTGTTCATTGGTGAATATGCGCGGACCGGCTGGCTCGCTTATCCGCCGCTGTCCGGCATCGCCTATAGTCCAGATGTCGGCGTGGACTATTACATATGGGGCCTGCAGATCGCAGGTGTCGGCACAACGCTATCGGGCATCAACCTGATCGCGACGATCGTCAAGATGCGTGCGCCCGGCATGGCGATGATGAGAATGCCGATATTCACCTGGACGTCGCTCTGCACCAACGTCCTGATCGTCGCCTCGTTTCCGGTTCTGACGGCGGTGCTGGCATTGTTGACGCTCGATCGGTACGTCGGGACCAACTTCTTCACGAACGACTTCGGCGGCAACCCGATGATGTACGTGAACCTGATCTGGATCTGGGGGCATCCGGAGGTCTACATCCTCGTGTTGCCAGCGTTCGGCATCTACTCCGAAGTCGCCTCGACATTCTCCGGCAAACGGTTGTTCGGCTACACCTCGATGGTCTACGCCACCGTCTGCATCACGATCCTGTCTTACCTGGTGTGGTTGCACCACTTCTTCACCATGGGTTCGGGCGCGAGCGTCAATTCGTTCTTCGGCATCACCACCATGATCATCTCGATTCCGACGGGCGCAAAGATCTTCAACTGGCTGTTCACGATGTATCGCGGGCGCATCCGCTTCGACCCGCCGATGATGTGGACCGTTGGCTTCATGCTGACGTTCGTGATCGGCGGCATGACCGGTGTGATGCTCGCAGTCCCGCCGGCCGACTTCGTGCTGCATAACAGTCTGTTCCTGGTTGCTCACTTCCACAACGTCATCATCGGCGGCGTGGTGTTCGGTGCTTTCGCTGGCATCAACTACTGGTTCCCCAAGGCATTTGGCTTCAAGCTCGATGAATTCTGGGGCAAGACCTCATTCTGGCTCTGGCTCAGCGGATTCTATTTCGCCTTCATGCCGCTTTATGTCATGGGCTTCATGGGGGCGACACGCCGGTTGCGTCACTTCGACGACCCGTCCATGCAGATATGGACCTGGATAGCGGCTTTCGGTGCCTTCCTCATCCTGCTCGGCATCCTCGCGTTCGTGGTGCAGATCTATGTCAGCATCCGCAATCGCCAAGCGCTGCGGGATGTGACAGGTGACCCCTGGAGTGGACGGACGCTCGAATGGTCGACTTCGTCGCCGCCACCTGCCTACAATTTCGCCTTTACGCCGGTGGTTCATGGTCTCGACGCGTGGTGGGACATGAAGAGCCGCGGTTATCGCCGCCCGCTGGAAGGTTTCAAGGCGATCCACATGCCGAGCAACACTGGCACGGGCGTCGTGCTGGCCGCGATCAGCGTCGTCTTCGGTTTCGCCATGGTCTGGTACATCTGGTGGCTGGCTGCCGTGAGCTTTGTCGCGCTGCTGGCGGTCGCGATCGGTCACACGTTCAACTACAACCGCGACTTTCACATTCCGGCCGAGCAGGTGGTGCAGGTCGAGAACGAACGTTCGCGCCTGCTTGGGGCGAGGGTTTGAGTCATGAGCGTTCTTGCTGAAACCCGAGACCTCAGGGCGCCGGTGTTCCACCTGGCCGAGGAGCCGCATCACGCCGAAGGCAGCAGCACGATGCTGGGCTTCTGGCTCTATCTGATGAGTGATTGTCTCATCTTTGCGGTGCTGTTCGCGACGTATGGTGTGCTTGGTGGCAACTACGCTGCCGGGCCTTCACCGAAGGATCTGTTCGATGTGAAGCTCGTTGCGCTGAACACGACGATGCTGCTGCTGTCTTCGATCACGTACGGCTTCGCGATGCTGACGATGGTCAAGGGGCGCACCGGTGCGACCCAGGGCTGGCTGTTCGTGACGGCGCTGTTCGGTCTCGCCTTCGTCGGCATCGAACTCTATGAATTCGCGCATATGATCCATGAGGGAGCCACGCCACAGCGCAGCGCGTTCCTGTCGTCATTCTATGCGCTAGTCGGCACGCACGGGCTGCACGTCAGTTTTGGCCTTGTCTGGTTGTTTACGCTGATGGTGCAGGTCGGGCGCCACGGCCTCATCCCCGCCAACAGACGCCGGCTGATGTGCCTAAGCATGTTCTGGCACTTTCTCGACGTGGTTTGGATCGGCGTGTTTTCTTTCGTCTATCTTCTGGGAATGCTGCGATGAACACCGACGCACATGCCAATCATGACCACAATGATCATGGCGACGATCACGCGCATGGATCGCTGCGTAGCTATATGATCGGTTTCTGGCTGTCGGTTGTTCTAACAGCCATACCGTTCTACCTAGTGATGAGCGGAGCCATCGATAACAAGCAGGTCACGTCGTTTGTCATCATCGTATTCGCAGCGCTCCAAATCATCGTGCATATGGTGTGCTTCCTGCATATGGACGCGAAATCGGAAAGCGGTTGGACGCTGATGGCGCTGGTGTTCACGGTCATCATCGTTGGTATCACGCTCGCCGGCTCGCTGTGGGTGATGTATCACCTGAACGTCAATATGATGCCGGGCCACGACATGAGTCGCATGCCATGACGATCGCCTACGAGGCGCGGCGGGCATTGATGGCCTCCAGGCTTCGCAACCTTGCGCAGGAACGAGCGGACGAAGTGGAACGGCGTGTTCCGGCGTCGCCGGTCAGACTTGCCGTGCTGGGTATCGTCGCCGGCGTGACTGTTGCGCTACTCACTGCGCTCGGCATCTGGCAAGTGCAGCGGCTCGGCTGGAAGCGTGATCTGATCGCGCGGGTGGATCAGCGCGTGCATGCCGCGCCTGTACCCGCCCCTGGGCCGGCAGCCTGGCCGCACATCAACGCCGCCGCCGACGCTTACCGACGTGTCCTTGTTCGAGGGCAATTTCTTTCTGGGTGCGATACATTGGTGCGGGCGGTCACGGAGCTGGGCGGCGGCTTCTGGGTGCTGGCACCATTCCGCGCGGCCGATGGTTTTACGGTGCTCGTCAATCGGGGGTTCGTGTCTTCAGCTGAGGCGAGGGGGGAGGGCTGTGCGATCGCGCGCCCTTCTGGTGACGTCACGTTGACCGGGCTGCTACGGATCACCGAGCCCGGTGGTGGATTTCTTCGGCATAACGATCCCGCGGCGGGACGTTGGTATTCCCGCGACGTGGCGGCGATTGCCAACGCGCGTGGTCTCATTGAGGTCGCGCCATATTTCATCGACCTTGATGCATCCGCAAATCGGGTTGCCAAGCCGGTCGGGGGGCTGACTGTGATCGCGTTTCCAAACAACCACCTGGTCTATGCCCTGACGTGGTTCGGGCTCGCGATCATGGCCGCGGGTTGGTCGCTCCATGCCTTGCGGCTGGATCTGGCGCAACGTAGAGCGCGCCGGCGCCCGGAGGACTGCGATACGTGAGCGAGCTGCGCCAGCAGTGGAGTCCGATGGTTTCCATTGATCATGTCACCGACAAGAAGAACCTGCTTCTTCTTGTCCAGCTTCGCTGGCTGGCGGTGATCGGTCAGGTGGTGACGATTCTCGTTGTGCAGTACGGACTCGGCATTGCGCTGCCGCTGTTCGAGCTTGCGGCTGTGATCGGCTGCTTGATCGCGCTCAATCTCTTCAGTTTGTTCAGACATTACCGCAGTGACGTGGTCAGCAACACCGAGCTATTCGTTGCGTTGCTGATCGATGTCGCCGCGCTGACGGTCCAGCTCTATCTCACCGGCGGAGCGGCCAATCCGTTCGTCTCCCTCTATCTGCTGCAGGTCACGCTGGGCGCTGTGTTGCTCGATGCCTGGTCGACTTGGGCGCTCGTTGTCATTACCAGTGGCTGCTATGTCGGTCTCAGCGCATTGTCTCGCGACATTTTCCGCGAGCACAGCGCGGATTTCGACCGGCTGCATCTGCAAGGTACCTTCGTCTGCTTTCTGCTGTCGGCTGTGCTGCTTGTCTCGTTCATCAGCCGGATCAACCGCAACATTCGCGCCCGCGACGCGCATCTGGCGCGGCTGCGGCAGCAGTCGGTCGAGGAGGATCATATCGTTCGTATGGGATTGCTCGCGTCGGGCGCCGCGCATGAGCTTGGCACGCCGCTGGCCACGCTGTCGGTGATCTTGAACGACTGGCAGCACATGCCGTCTCTCAACCAGAGTCCCGAAACCGTCCAGGAGATCGAGGAGATGCAGCTGCAGGTGGAGCGATGTAAAACCATCGTCTCCGGCATCTTGATGTCGTCCGGCGAGGCCCGCGGGGAGGGAACCCTACGCACCACGGTCAATACCTTTTTCGATGGTCTTGCTGCCGAGTGGCGGGTCACGCGCTCTCCGGCCCGGTTCGATTACGTGAATGCGTTCGGCGCGGACGAAGCGATCGTCTCCGACACGGCGCTCAAGCAGGTGATTTTCAACCTGTTCGACAATGCGCTCGATGCCTCGCCGGGGTTGGTGAAAGCCAATGTCGTCCGGGCCGACGGTAATCTCGTGCTGACCGTCGGCGATCGTGGTCCTGGTTTCAGTAAGGAGATGCTGGCAGCGTTCGGCAAGCCCTATCAGTCCAGCAAGGGACGGCACGGGGCTGGCCTTGGCCTCTTCCTCGTCGTCAATGTTGTGCGTAAGCTTGGCGGAACGGTTGCGGCGGACAATCCTCCGGAAGGTGGTGCGAGGGTCACGTTGACGCTGCCGCTTGCCTCTTTGTCGCCCCGGAGCGAGCATGGACACTGAGCCGCATATCGATTCCGATCATCAGCTCGTCATCGTCGAGGACGATGCTTCGTTCGCTCGCGCGCTCGGAAAATCGTTCGAACGGCGCGGATATGAAGTGCGCCTGTGCCAGCGTGTGGACGATCTGGACAATCTGCTCGAGGCGTTCGCTCCCAATTATGCGGTGGTGGATCTGAAGCTCGTCAATGGTTCTGGGCTTGAATGCGTCAAGCTGTTGCACGAGCATGATCCCGAAATGAAAATCGTGGTGCTCACCGGGTTTGCCAGCATTGCGACCGCAGTGGAGGCGATCAAGCTCGGCGCTTGCCATTATCTGGCCAAACCGTCCAACACCGATGACATTGAGGCGGCGTTCCGCCGCGCCGAGGGCGACGCTTCGGTTGAGCTGACCGCACGGCCGACCTCGATCAAGAACCTCGAATGGGAGCACATCCACGAGGTCCTGGTCGAGACCGAGTTCAATATCTCGGAAGCCGCTCGTCGGCTCGGCATGCACCGGAGGACGCTTGCACGCAAGCTTGCCAAGGTTCGTATGAAGTAGGCTCCAGATCCTCAAGCACGGTTCAGATTCTCGATCCGAACATAGATACTGAAAGCAAAAACGACGGCCCACTCGCCGCTGGGCCGTCGTTCATAAGTCTGTTGCCTTGATGAGCGGTTAGGCCGCTCGCGCCTTCTCGCCGAGCGCCTTGCGGACGGCTGGAATGATCCGCGTGCCCCACAGTTCGATCTGACGCAGCATGGTGACCTGATCGAAATCGCCGAGTTGAGTCTGCAGCGCGATATGCGACGGCTTCAGGATGCTGATCTCCTCCAGCAGGCGGTCGATCACCTGATTGACGCTGCCGACCGGTAGGTTTGCGCGCATCGTCTCGAGCGACATGTCGTTCGGGCCGGCTTCTTCCTTGATGAGGTAGCCGTCGTCGCTCTGAGCGCGGCGGAATTTCAGGCTTTCCGACAGGCGGCGCTGGAAGCGCGCATTGTCGAGATACGACATGATCTCGCTCTCGTTGTCGCTGGCATAGCCGCAGCGCAGGAAACCGAAACGCACGTCGTCGATTGAGCGGCCTTCCTTGTCGGCGATGGTCACCAGCTTGCCGCGCAGCGACTTGATTGCGTCGAGGCCGTTCAGCAGCGCGGTGACGAACAGGTTGTGGTTGTCGCGTACGGCGCGGCCGAGGGTTTCAGCGTGGCCTGACGTGACCCAGACCGGCGGCATCGGCGTCTGCACGGTGCGAACGCTGATCGCGGTCGGCGGAATCTTCAGGTGTTTGCCGTCATAGGAGAAGATGCGGTCGCGCAAACCGGCATGCAGCACGTCATAGAACTCGGCGAACAGTGCGTGCGAGTTCTTCAGTTCGACGCCGAAGCGCTCGAACTCGAATTCCTGATAGCCGGAGCCGATGCCGAGGTCGAGCCGGCCATTTGAGACGGTGTCGGCGAAACCGATTTCTGCCAGCAGACGCGAGGGATGGTAGAGCGGCAGGACGCAGACCGCCGAGCCGAGGCGAATGGTCTTGGTGAGACCGGCGCAGTGCGCCACCATCATCAGCGGCGACGGACATAGACTGTAGTTGTTGAAGTGATGCTCGGCGTACCAGGCCGCGTCGAAGCCCGCTGCCTCCGCGGCGACGGTCTGCTCCACTGCGTTGCCGATCACCTGCTGCGACGACTGATGATAGCCGCGCTGTTGCGCCAGAATGAAAACACCGAATTCCATGTAACAAGCCTCCGCGGCAGGGGGGTGGTGAGCACTGCCGGCTAAACCGGCGAGCGGAAGCTAAGACCTTGAAAAATCCAAGACAATTGCCGTATAATGAGCATATCCTTTGCAGAAAATGAAAAGATCAGATGAGCCATCTGCAGGCCATGGAATTGCTGGTGACGACGGTGCGGGAGGGCAGCTTCTCCGCGGCGGGTCGCCGCGCGGGTCTGTCTCCGGCCTCGGTCTCGCGGCATATCGGCGAACTCGAGGCGATGTTGGGCGTTCAACTTCTCAATCGCACGACCCGGCATCTGTCGTTGACCGAGGCTGGCAAGGTTTATGTTCAGCGGGCCGAACAGATCCTGCACAGCATCGAGGATGCAGCTGCGGCTGCGCTTGCGTTGCAGAAAGCGCCGCGCGGCACGTTGCGAGTGCACTCGCGAATGCTGTTCGGGATGACGGTGCTGACGCCGCTGCTGCCGTCGTTCCAAAAGCAGTATCCCGAATTGAAGATCGAGCTGTCTTTGTCCGAACGTCGCGTCCAATTGCGCGAGCACGACTTCGATATCGATCTGCAGATCGCAGCGCCCAGCGATCCCAGTCTGATGCAGCGGCGGTTGCTGGCAAGCGAGCGGATCCTGGTGGCGGCGCCTGATTATGTCGCCCGCGCGCCGGCGGTGCGTGCTCCCGCGGATCTCCTCCAGCACAATTGTCTGACCTATTGGCTCGGAGCAGAGGCCGTGGTCTGGAAGTTCCTGCACAAAGGGAAGCTGACGGAAATGGTGGTGCCGTCGTCGTTCAGCAGCAACAACGGCCATGTTCTGATTCAGCTTGCGATCATGGGGCATGGCATTGCGCTATTGGATGACTATACCGTCGCCAGTGAATTGGCACGGGGCCGGCTTGTGCGGCTGTTGCCTAGCTATCGCGTCACCAACTCCACCTTCGACGAAGGCATCTATGCAACTTACCTGCAGACCAATTATCTGCCCGAGAAGATCCGCGTGTTCCTCGACTTTTTGGCCGAGAACGTGCCGGGGCAGATCAAGAGGCGGTCGATGCGCGCGAGCAGCAGCGCGGCCTGAGCTATGACCGTATGCATTGCCTAAGCTTGACCGATTGGTCAGTGAAAAATATGGTTTATTTCAATCGATTGTTGTGGTCGGCGTTCGCTTCGATCCCACGTCCGCAAACAGGCCTGGAGCGCGCTCGATGACGAATGTGATGCTGAGAGAGGACGGACCGGAGAGGGATGGCGAGTCCGAGCGCGTTGTCCAGATCTTGACCGAGGCGGCGCGGATTTTTGCCCGCAAGGGTTACGAAGGTGCCTCGATGCGGGACATCGCCGAGGCTTGCGGCATCTCTAAGTCGCTGCTGTATCACCACTTCAACAGCAAGGAAGAAATCTATTCGCGGGTTGCGGTCGGCGCGACGAAGGAACTGTTTCTGTTCGTGGTCGAACAGATCCCTCCTGAGGCTGCGCCGTCGGCGAAGATCCGCGCGTTCATGGTTTTGACCGCCGAATATTTCCGCCGCCATCGCTGGGCGTGGATCGCATCCACCACCGCGTTCTGGAATGATCCCGAGCGGCGCAGCCGCAAGGAGCGTATGACTCGACGCGATCGTTATGAAAAGTATCTGCGCGAGCTTATCCAAGAGGCGATCGATGCCGGAGAAATTCGCGACATCGATGTGGCGATGGCTGGGCGCCTGATCCTGTCGTCTTTGAACTGGATGCATCGCTGGTACAATCCGACCAAGCCGATGAAGCCCGAGCAGATCGCCGACCAGTTTTTCGACATGGTGTTTAACGGCTTGCGTGTCGATGCGGCGCCCGATCGCACGCGGTCTTGAACCTGCGTTTTGCGGTACGAATGGGTTTAGCGCCGCAGGGGTGGCTTGGTCGAAAAGAGGCCCGGCGCGCAGGTCTGCGGCCGGGCCCTGATGTCGCTTAGGATCGTTTCTTCTTGTGCTTATTCGAGCACGATGTTGCGGGCCTTGATCACTGGGCCCCACAGAGCCACGTCCTTGGCAAGCTGGCTGTCGAGCAGCGATGCTGGCCCGATCTCGACCTGCTGC
The sequence above is drawn from the Afipia sp. P52-10 genome and encodes:
- the cyoB gene encoding cytochrome o ubiquinol oxidase subunit I; its protein translation is MLTDPSFLKAVFGRLTWDAIPLHEPILVVTFAVVALGGIAIVGAVTYYRLWGYLWTEWFTSVDHKRIGIMYMILGIVMLFRGFADAIMMRLQQAMAFGASEGYLPAHHYDQIFTAHGVIMIFFVAMPLVTGLMNYVVPLQIGARDVSFPFLNNFSFWMTVGGAVLTMISLFIGEYARTGWLAYPPLSGIAYSPDVGVDYYIWGLQIAGVGTTLSGINLIATIVKMRAPGMAMMRMPIFTWTSLCTNVLIVASFPVLTAVLALLTLDRYVGTNFFTNDFGGNPMMYVNLIWIWGHPEVYILVLPAFGIYSEVASTFSGKRLFGYTSMVYATVCITILSYLVWLHHFFTMGSGASVNSFFGITTMIISIPTGAKIFNWLFTMYRGRIRFDPPMMWTVGFMLTFVIGGMTGVMLAVPPADFVLHNSLFLVAHFHNVIIGGVVFGAFAGINYWFPKAFGFKLDEFWGKTSFWLWLSGFYFAFMPLYVMGFMGATRRLRHFDDPSMQIWTWIAAFGAFLILLGILAFVVQIYVSIRNRQALRDVTGDPWSGRTLEWSTSSPPPAYNFAFTPVVHGLDAWWDMKSRGYRRPLEGFKAIHMPSNTGTGVVLAAISVVFGFAMVWYIWWLAAVSFVALLAVAIGHTFNYNRDFHIPAEQVVQVENERSRLLGARV
- the cyoC gene encoding cytochrome o ubiquinol oxidase subunit III, coding for MSVLAETRDLRAPVFHLAEEPHHAEGSSTMLGFWLYLMSDCLIFAVLFATYGVLGGNYAAGPSPKDLFDVKLVALNTTMLLLSSITYGFAMLTMVKGRTGATQGWLFVTALFGLAFVGIELYEFAHMIHEGATPQRSAFLSSFYALVGTHGLHVSFGLVWLFTLMVQVGRHGLIPANRRRLMCLSMFWHFLDVVWIGVFSFVYLLGMLR
- the cyoD gene encoding cytochrome o ubiquinol oxidase subunit IV codes for the protein MNTDAHANHDHNDHGDDHAHGSLRSYMIGFWLSVVLTAIPFYLVMSGAIDNKQVTSFVIIVFAALQIIVHMVCFLHMDAKSESGWTLMALVFTVIIVGITLAGSLWVMYHLNVNMMPGHDMSRMP
- a CDS encoding SURF1 family protein, with protein sequence MASRLRNLAQERADEVERRVPASPVRLAVLGIVAGVTVALLTALGIWQVQRLGWKRDLIARVDQRVHAAPVPAPGPAAWPHINAAADAYRRVLVRGQFLSGCDTLVRAVTELGGGFWVLAPFRAADGFTVLVNRGFVSSAEARGEGCAIARPSGDVTLTGLLRITEPGGGFLRHNDPAAGRWYSRDVAAIANARGLIEVAPYFIDLDASANRVAKPVGGLTVIAFPNNHLVYALTWFGLAIMAAGWSLHALRLDLAQRRARRRPEDCDT
- a CDS encoding ATP-binding protein is translated as MVSIDHVTDKKNLLLLVQLRWLAVIGQVVTILVVQYGLGIALPLFELAAVIGCLIALNLFSLFRHYRSDVVSNTELFVALLIDVAALTVQLYLTGGAANPFVSLYLLQVTLGAVLLDAWSTWALVVITSGCYVGLSALSRDIFREHSADFDRLHLQGTFVCFLLSAVLLVSFISRINRNIRARDAHLARLRQQSVEEDHIVRMGLLASGAAHELGTPLATLSVILNDWQHMPSLNQSPETVQEIEEMQLQVERCKTIVSGILMSSGEARGEGTLRTTVNTFFDGLAAEWRVTRSPARFDYVNAFGADEAIVSDTALKQVIFNLFDNALDASPGLVKANVVRADGNLVLTVGDRGPGFSKEMLAAFGKPYQSSKGRHGAGLGLFLVVNVVRKLGGTVAADNPPEGGARVTLTLPLASLSPRSEHGH
- a CDS encoding response regulator transcription factor, whose amino-acid sequence is MDSDHQLVIVEDDASFARALGKSFERRGYEVRLCQRVDDLDNLLEAFAPNYAVVDLKLVNGSGLECVKLLHEHDPEMKIVVLTGFASIATAVEAIKLGACHYLAKPSNTDDIEAAFRRAEGDASVELTARPTSIKNLEWEHIHEVLVETEFNISEAARRLGMHRRTLARKLAKVRMK
- a CDS encoding LLM class flavin-dependent oxidoreductase gives rise to the protein MEFGVFILAQQRGYHQSSQQVIGNAVEQTVAAEAAGFDAAWYAEHHFNNYSLCPSPLMMVAHCAGLTKTIRLGSAVCVLPLYHPSRLLAEIGFADTVSNGRLDLGIGSGYQEFEFERFGVELKNSHALFAEFYDVLHAGLRDRIFSYDGKHLKIPPTAISVRTVQTPMPPVWVTSGHAETLGRAVRDNHNLFVTALLNGLDAIKSLRGKLVTIADKEGRSIDDVRFGFLRCGYASDNESEIMSYLDNARFQRRLSESLKFRRAQSDDGYLIKEEAGPNDMSLETMRANLPVGSVNQVIDRLLEEISILKPSHIALQTQLGDFDQVTMLRQIELWGTRIIPAVRKALGEKARAA
- a CDS encoding LysR family transcriptional regulator — protein: MSHLQAMELLVTTVREGSFSAAGRRAGLSPASVSRHIGELEAMLGVQLLNRTTRHLSLTEAGKVYVQRAEQILHSIEDAAAAALALQKAPRGTLRVHSRMLFGMTVLTPLLPSFQKQYPELKIELSLSERRVQLREHDFDIDLQIAAPSDPSLMQRRLLASERILVAAPDYVARAPAVRAPADLLQHNCLTYWLGAEAVVWKFLHKGKLTEMVVPSSFSSNNGHVLIQLAIMGHGIALLDDYTVASELARGRLVRLLPSYRVTNSTFDEGIYATYLQTNYLPEKIRVFLDFLAENVPGQIKRRSMRASSSAA
- a CDS encoding TetR/AcrR family transcriptional regulator, translating into MTNVMLREDGPERDGESERVVQILTEAARIFARKGYEGASMRDIAEACGISKSLLYHHFNSKEEIYSRVAVGATKELFLFVVEQIPPEAAPSAKIRAFMVLTAEYFRRHRWAWIASTTAFWNDPERRSRKERMTRRDRYEKYLRELIQEAIDAGEIRDIDVAMAGRLILSSLNWMHRWYNPTKPMKPEQIADQFFDMVFNGLRVDAAPDRTRS